aagttttttttaaattttattttattttgagttgGGGGCCACAAaacaagttatttaatattacattataaaaataaattgaacattttttttttttgtattgaaataaatctacgttaaaaatgatttgatgtaaaattaaaaagtatcacTGTCTAAGAGGACGTCGTACACGTATGTATTGTTAGTTTGTCACTATCTTACTAACGCCCATACCGACCATATCAAAATTTACGTTCAACAATTTCAATTTGGTGTGTGtatagcttaaaataatatagtgaaatgacctattatcttttaagtgaattatgagtatgtaaaatattaatatttaaaaatctccacaatttattcaaaattaaaatgtaatgtaaaaacCCGACAAGAGAACACACGAATATTATTCTTACccttaagtttgataataggtcatcTTTCATTCTAATATTTCTACTAAACACAGAAAATTGGAACTGCTAAACGTATATTTTGGAATGGACAATGGTATACATTAGTTAAATGGAGACAATACATGCGAGTTCAGCATTCTCTTAATTCCTGTGTTTAAGCCGTTTAAGGAGACCCCACATTCgttacataaatcataatagtcctatgaactataaataatataattggaatacaaatacaaaattttcctatttaacacaaattcttgaagttttaaaaatttagactttttacatttcaattaccatacctgaaaaaaaatcaagaaagtaaaaatagCAATCTGCTGCAGCCGCCTAATGATTGTATCGAGCAGTGCCAAATTACGaattatgaaacatttttcaaattaggaacttaatttttacattatttggcTTGGCTACACTGTTTTTTATCAAGCTATTTGATAATGcagataattcataataatatcgtaaaatattctgtgataatatgataaaattgtaaatttgtagcTTATTATCTATTGGGCAATAGACATTGGCTAATGTCTaatacctattggctattacttatttaataattcttagtacttattagttactaaaatttaaaattttatttgtaatacatttgcTATACAATTgctaattttttgtatagacaataatattaatattatttagtgttatcagttactataaattaattttaatgtattaatttaactctaattttaataatctaaactattatttattttattcaattctcAACTTCATTTTCAGAATTTGATGAACGttagaattgaatatttatgatttatacaaaaactcatgttcatttatttttaacattatattttcattgagAAACCAATAATGTCTCTAGAAACTGTTGAACATGCTTTAGCTGAGTTCTATTGCAATCAGAACGTGGaagttcataaaattttattggaTTTTCAAAACTCTATAGATGCCTGGAATCTTGTATGGAGTATGTTAGATACATCTAAAGTAAGTGGTAACTATGACTTCCAGAGGTAGAAATTGTCACCTAAGGACACCTTctagtattagtatttaaataatatttattcaattgcgagaaattatttcaattttgtttcaGCCTCATGAGATACAATTTTTTGGTGCTACTAcacttcatattaaaattacaaaacaatgGCTACAATTGAAAAGAACTGATTATGTGCTTCTTagagataaaatattagacactctaattaaatactacaatTCATCAGGACCAacgaatgtaataaataaattatgttactgTGTAAGgacaatactaaataataaatttatatttacagtaataatttacattttgtaattactttgctttataaataaaagttattacagtttttattttctatttttataattactaattagtgtaactaaacattgttttttgtaGCTTTGTGCATATGTAGTCCGTACAATACCACATCATTGGCCAGATGCAATTCCACAACTGATGGAAACTTTTAGGAATTCTCTATCTCAATCATCTATAAATGTCAGTGTTatgattttagaaatattaatggCTCTACCAGATGAagtaagatttttattaatttattcaccaagaatatttttttaatttaaaatttaaaaaaaaaatttagtttggTGCAACCAAATTAGTTCATACACAGCGAAATGAAGTAAGGAAGGAATTACAACAATCTTCTCTACaaggtaaatttttattatttattggtatttaaatatgaatatgtatttgatattttttatttatttctaattgtttacaaatatttatttagttttatctaTTGTGGATAGTATTCTTAAAAGCGACAGTTTGGACCCAATTGTAGTGCATGCTTTAAAATGTGCTGCAGCTTGGTTGGATATAGGTTTTGATCTTATTAAATGTCATCAACTCACGGATACATTTATATCTGTCATTTTAAACCCTGAAAGAAGTCAAGTGTAAGTTTCTTAATATATAtcgattacaattattaatattaaaactaagtaaataattttatttaattgattcacTTTAGATGTGTTTTATTGGCTATTGATGCTTTGAAATCATTGTGTACACACCCTCGTACATCTGTATGTGTGGCAACTGTATTTGAAGTTTTAAGTAAAGTGATAGTATTAtctgataaattatttcatttagaaATTACAGAAGAACCAGTaagtaaatcaattaatattttcaaaccaataagagaaaaataacaatagttcTTTATTTACAGAATATTGTAGTAGATAAACTTTTTGATCTATTTTTGGGTATTGGTGATCAACATTTTCGTCTAATAGTACAAGGCCTTCTAAACGATAATACTAGAGAGTTATgtacaaaattttttaatttatatttaacttgtaCAAATGCACCTGGTTATTATCctgtaaatgaaaattatagtgagaaaacatttacattttggtttttattacaagtaagtatttattttacttattttaatagtccatactatttatttttaataatttatttttatttcaggatgatttattatcaaatgatGCTGGTCCTGATAATACATTACTAACTATTGTTAAGCCATTATATGTATCTTTAACTCaagtcttattaaaaaaagtggcATACCCTGAAAATTTAGATACATGGACTCCAGATGAAAGAGAATTATTTCGATGTTATAGACAAGACATATCTGATACCtttgtatgcatttttattatacttattagttattaagtaatttattaaataatggtatatttttgtgtatatatattatatatataagtatgtatgtAACTTAAAAGGTTAGCGATACTAAAATTTTCTCTATTAtagactttaaaaaaaacactatcttctacctatcaatatttttgcattttatgtactttttagtagtttttctatatttgtattgaCTATTAATTTCTGATCATATGTCAGACTTATTTGCCTATATTTCTCAATAAATtacccataatataatattttatattaaatattgtttcagACTTACTGTTATTTCATCTTACAATCTGAAATGTTAGATGTGTTGTTAACAATCTACAAACAAGTAACATGTGACCATGAAACTGCAATTGCACAATGGCAAACAGTGGAGGCATGTTTATATGCTTTCACTGCGATATCAGAACCTCTTCAAAGCCATAAATCCCATCCTCATATAGAACAATTAATGTCATCTTTAGTTTCATTACCGTATGAACAAATAGATCAAAAAGCTTCCATAGCTGCTATGGATACTAttggtatacaaaatattaatattttattattgcatatgGTGTAcatggtaatatattatattatttttaggagcatattattattggatgaAAACGCATCCATCCTATTTAGAATTAATTGTACCTCTACTAATGACGGGTcttcataatagtaatatgttCTCTTCAGCCTCTATTGCTCTTAGAGATATAGCTAAAGAATGCAGAAAATCCATTGCTCCTTACaatgatgttatattaaacacaGCAATAGTAAGTTTTATTAATCTGAATTTAgtgtttatctataaaaaattaaaatgttaaaacattcTAGGTCGTATtaaagaaagtaaaaaaacttaaagaaGAAATACGTTTAATGAATACTGTTGGAGTTATTTTGTCAGTTACATCATatccaaaaaataaaccatttttgGATACATTCATTAATCCTAATTTGGATGCTATAGCAAATATATTAGCTATTGaggttaatttatattttttatttcattttttaaataattgatttaaatttaatttatttaggatAATGCTGAATTTACTAAACATAGATCAGAGCTACAAAATAGAATCAAAGTTCTTAATTCATTAGTATCAGCAATCGATATAAATGTTGtagtttatgaaataatacaaaacatttttaatcttcTTCAAAAGACAggaatgaaatatttcatttcttCTCCAGAAGATACATTATATGCTGTAAGTTCATTGCTTTAGTAAGATTTGTAAgttgatgtatttaaatatcaaatgttttatgtttaatatatttatatttttttacatgatatttgatgtaaaaaatatgttcactATACTCTGTTCAAAATGATATTGTGACTCAGCGACCAACCTGTATGCATGAGCATGGATTTACTATACAGCAGTCGTACAGAATATACAGTTAGTTGACCCAGTGGGGTTGACAAACGGTTGTTGTCTGACCCTGCTCGATGAAAACTCGTTGCCGCCGAGTCACAATCTCATTTTAAACAGGAGATAAGTAaggttataaatatacatttgtgtGTTAATGcgttatttacattgtattgaATTCTGATGAAAAGTAAACCATATTCCAATCAAAAATGCATCTCCCACCAAAATTTCACataccaataatattgaatcatTCTCATCGGGTTGCTGCTATTAATCTACTAGCGAAAAAAAGATTTACTTTTCTTGTGggctataatatgaaaatataaggaaatttgaatttcttaaaatataaaaacttaactGGATTCTAATTCTGTACTATCtacactatattaatttatgtccatcatattattaacttactaTTTAGTTTCAATATATCCATAAATATAGTatggacaataatattaatatggttttttttatcattattcaatgaaaatgatgatgatataggtatttttaataaatcttcaATCCATctgataaacattatataatctatttatactataaaaaaatttcaggaTGTTTGTgaattgttaaaaacaattatttccaAACTAATGCAAGAAAGAGAAAACTGTGTGGTAGCTACAACTATGGTTATTGAAATTCTTATGATTGGATTTAGAAAATCCCCACAACCAGCAGGCTTGATACTTTTCAAAGaagtaatttagttatttattgagtagtaatattattcacttatgatgataattattgtttgtctTAGGCAGTAATAATGTTTGGACAGTACGAGGCAAGTATTCCACTTCTTAAATCTACATATGAAGAAATTTGTATGAgagtaaaatttatgtttgaacAAGCATCTCCTGCTGATCAGTTTAATCTTGGAGATGTAATTGAAGCTTATTTATCTCTTCAAGGGCATATATTCAGAAAATGGCCATTTATTGCTGTGGATAATCCAAatgtagattttatatttgttttcaaactaggtaataatttaaatagcaaacaattttaatgcattatggataaaatgtatttcaatttttagccTCTGAAGCATTATGTGCAAATGAGATATTTCTGGCAAAAAcagcaacattttttttgactgcatttataaattcaagtaGAGAACATAGAGCcttatataaagttatagatGATAATGGTCAATTTcttgttatgaaaataatatgcattctTAGTAAGTTATTACGAttctaaatgtaaatttaatattaagtcgatttttatttttttacagagGGTGATGTAGTAAAAAGAAATTTGGATACTATGTGTGaagttttatatgtattaaatagaaattatggTGAACATTTAAGTagatggtttcatgatattgtaacagtacaaaatatagtaCTACCAAATGTAACAGAACAAatgaaatctaaatttttcaaaCGTGTTCTTAAGTTAGTTCAATGACTATTTTTATGTCctttataattaggtattgtacagttactgtaattattcattttttttgtttttcagagAAAGAAGCAGTAAAAAAACTTTACAAGTTGTAGTAAgagaattttcatttatttgtcGAGGTTTAATTCTAATAGATCCTACAGAATGAATATACTAAATGCATTAAaaggtaaattttaatattacaaatacatcACATTTTACATGCAGTTTATTTAGTGTATGCTTCATCATCTGATGAAGATATATTAGCTAGATCTTCTATTTCTTCATGTTCCTTTCCACCTTGTATACCGGCAAAATTTTCTAGTAATTCtcgttttttataatcaagaattaaattttgaatatcttGATCACTAGGAACAGGTGGTGGATGTATATAACGTGAACTACTAAACATAGTTGAAATATCTTCATCATCACTGTCAACTTCTTCAAAAgcctataatacaataattattataatatatcaaactaTGCTCAAGtatcgaaatatttatatatttatttaccaaatcCATCTCGTCACAAATTGTTGGCTTTTGACCCAAAGCTTCTAACactaacaaaatatgaaaaaaattatcaaatgatttttaaactaatacttttgaacatactttttttttctttttttgtttccATGGCCAATAGAAGACCATCTTCCTCATCCATGTATCCATAATAATCAGCatctatatttttcataagttcTGCTCTAGTACGACGTGGAGGTGGAGGAGGTTCATGTTCAAACAATTCTCGAACACCCGGTAAATCTTTAGCAGctccaaaatatttataacctcTATTACCAGGAACTTCTCTGCCTTCATGATCGAGCATTCTTGGTCCCATTCGTAAGAAATCTGGACCACCAAGTTCACGTATTTGATATtcccaatgttttttttcccgcaataatttattgatttcgtCATTAAGGTCACGTAATCTAAATTCTCCCAGTCcagctaaaattaaatatattgtaaatatatgaaatatgaatgttaaaaacatgtaccattttgtatttgtgcaactttttttgatatttctcTTATAATTTGAACTCTCCATTTTTCAGCTGCTTTCAAGTCTGTGCATTCAGTAGCTAAGTATGGCCGTCGTTCTTCCTTGCCACCATGTTCCTTCACCTGAGCTGCTCTCCACCGAGCCAAAGTAGTCCtatgaataacaaaaatataataaattaagggtatattttgtaaatattaatttttaattatttttattagttcaattctcaatatttaaataaaatagaataaataagttttgagaatcatttttttttttcattaacagTTTTGTAACAGTTTTTACAATCTTAAGCATGTTTTAATACtattgattatacattttaataaattatatagcattTACAAccttatatgttttattttaaaaaacttacatTGCTTTTTCCGCGTTCCTGGCCATGGCTGATGTTAGGTTTCTAACGTTCAATAACACAAATACGTCAAACACTAAACGTTAGGTATTTAGCGacattccaaaatatttttggaaaagttgaagcattaatattcaattaacattattagtaTCTACTTGCCactcaataattaaatgagtattgaataataactatgaataattaattaaatttataattgctaATGCCTAATACACGGTCTTTAAAGATAAAacgtttaaacaattatattttatcaggaCTTAGGTTCGGTGCAGTCCTGAGATCATATACCAGTACCAGTGTACCAATAACGTTGGCAACACTGAACTGAGAAAATTCCCCTACGAGAACTTTACAACGTAAGCAGTGTCACCACACACAATACACGCGGCTAAATTGAACCGAAAGAACATGTGCATAGTGCTTATTTGTGCAattgtgcatattattttcttgtattGCAGCTGCTATTGTTCTGTTGTGTATTAAATGTAGTAAaagtaaactataataacgaCTAGTAACTAGTAACTACTATATAACTGCTAACGTACAATGTATGTTTCCATATTTGTACCGGCACCCGGAGATCGCAGCTGCTGTTGGtctaaaataaacatcaatactaacttaataataaacagcATACAAATTACTAATAGAAACTGAGCAAACGAATAATgatagcattttttttacacatcgAGTTGACTTGTGGTCGGAATTGAACACGTACCTCAAATATAAATCGTAACACGTAGccagaatattattgtattgttttttatttaaaattcacgtAGCGCAACTAAGTAAATATATcatgaataatttgtttataaaatgatgtaCGACGGCAGAACGGAATCCCGAGAAATCGCCTTTCAGTGCCGCATGACGACGAAATTTCGTTTCAAGTATTACGACAGTGTCACAGTGAcgtaaactatgtaaaaaatattcacattcGGTAAATGGTTACAAGGACAATcaaatgttaatgtatttttccTACAGCCCATCCCCATGGTAATGGCGACAACAGTTgaacaatcaaaattaaataaatggtcCCCCACGGATTGTCGTAACGGCGACAACGATGTAAAGTATTGTGTACTAAACAGTATACAATTCCACACAGAGCGCTTAACTTGTACAAGTGGCAAGTAGTAAGTACCCACTGTCCAAGCGCCAAGCCCCAAGTGTCGGAAAGCAACTTGGCCAGCTCGGCGAACACCGGGACTGCGCGGGACCAAACCGGCGGCGCGTGCGATGATTATCGACTTTTATTTGCCGGGCGCTTTGCTCGGTTTACTCAGTGG
This sequence is a window from Rhopalosiphum maidis isolate BTI-1 chromosome 1, ASM367621v3, whole genome shotgun sequence. Protein-coding genes within it:
- the LOC113549010 gene encoding importin-13 → MSLETVEHALAEFYCNQNVEVHKILLDFQNSIDAWNLVWSMLDTSKPHEIQFFGATTLHIKITKQWLQLKRTDYVLLRDKILDTLIKYYNSSGPTNVINKLCYCLCAYVVRTIPHHWPDAIPQLMETFRNSLSQSSINVSVMILEILMALPDEFGATKLVHTQRNEVRKELQQSSLQVLSIVDSILKSDSLDPIVVHALKCAAAWLDIGFDLIKCHQLTDTFISVILNPERSQVCVLLAIDALKSLCTHPRTSVCVATVFEVLSKVIVLSDKLFHLEITEEPNIVVDKLFDLFLGIGDQHFRLIVQGLLNDNTRELCTKFFNLYLTCTNAPGYYPVNENYSEKTFTFWFLLQDDLLSNDAGPDNTLLTIVKPLYVSLTQVLLKKVAYPENLDTWTPDERELFRCYRQDISDTFTYCYFILQSEMLDVLLTIYKQVTCDHETAIAQWQTVEACLYAFTAISEPLQSHKSHPHIEQLMSSLVSLPYEQIDQKASIAAMDTIGAYYYWMKTHPSYLELIVPLLMTGLHNSNMFSSASIALRDIAKECRKSIAPYNDVILNTAIVVLKKVKKLKEEIRLMNTVGVILSVTSYPKNKPFLDTFINPNLDAIANILAIEDNAEFTKHRSELQNRIKVLNSLVSAIDINVVVYEIIQNIFNLLQKTGMKYFISSPEDTLYADVCELLKTIISKLMQERENCVVATTMVIEILMIGFRKSPQPAGLILFKEAVIMFGQYEASIPLLKSTYEEICMRVKFMFEQASPADQFNLGDVIEAYLSLQGHIFRKWPFIAVDNPNVDFIFVFKLASEALCANEIFLAKTATFFLTAFINSSREHRALYKVIDDNGQFLVMKIICILKGDVVKRNLDTMCEVLYVLNRNYGEHLSRWFHDIVTVQNIVLPNVTEQMKSKFFKRVLKERSSKKTLQVVVREFSFICRGLILIDPTE
- the LOC113549012 gene encoding pre-mRNA-splicing factor ISY1 homolog gives rise to the protein MARNAEKAMTTLARWRAAQVKEHGGKEERRPYLATECTDLKAAEKWRVQIIREISKKVAQIQNAGLGEFRLRDLNDEINKLLREKKHWEYQIRELGGPDFLRMGPRMLDHEGREVPGNRGYKYFGAAKDLPGVRELFEHEPPPPPRRTRAELMKNIDADYYGYMDEEDGLLLAMETKKEKKMLEALGQKPTICDEMDLAFEEVDSDDEDISTMFSSSRYIHPPPVPSDQDIQNLILDYKKRELLENFAGIQGGKEHEEIEDLANISSSDDEAYTK